CGGTGACCGGGTAAACCTGACCAATGAACAGCTCATGGCACTGGCTCAAGGACTGCCTTGGCAGCGTATCGGTGACGCCGGCATCATCTCGGTACTTTAAGCATAGCCTGCTGCCAAGCGCCATAACCCGAAGGGTGTATGCACAGCCAGCTGCGGGTTGGGCATACTACCTCCATGACCCAGCAGCCCGACCTCAATCAGCTATCTGCCGAACAACTCCGCACTCTGGCGGCCGAGTTGATGGCCTCTCTGGCGGCTAAGGATCGGGCGCTGACGCACAGTACTGCGCTGAATGACAAACTGACTCACGAACTCGCGATCCTCAAGCGCCACAAGTATGCCCGGCGCAGTGAACAGTTCTCTGTGATGCAAGGCTTATTGCTGGACGAGCTGGTCGACAGCGACCTGGCTGCTATCGAGGTCGAGCTGGAACAGGCAAAGGCAACTACCGAACCAGCGCCCAAAGCCAAGCAGCAACCCAAGCGCGGAGCCTTACCGACGGAGCTGCCACGCACCTTGATCCGCCACGAGCCCGACAATACCCAATGTCGCTGTGGCTGCCAGCTCACGCGTATCGGCGAAGACATCAGTGAGAAACTGGACTATGTACCGGGCGTGTTCAGTGTCGAGCGGCATATCCGTGGCAAGTGGGCCTGCACCAAGTGCGAAACCCTGATCCAGGCGCCCGTTCCTGCGCAGGTTATCGATAAGGGCATCCCGACCGCTGGCCTGCTGGCTCAGGTACTGGTCGCCAAGTATGCCGATCATCTACCGCTGTACCGTCAGGAACGTATCTTCGGTCGAGCAGGCCTGGAAATCGCACGCTCTACCTTGGCCGAATGGGTCGGTACCTGCGGCGTTCAGTTGCAGCCGCTGGTGGATGCGCTACGGCATGAACTACTCCAGCATCCGGTGCTGCATGCTGATGAAACACCGGTCAGCATGTTGGCCCCAGGCAAGAAGAAAACCCATAAGGCCTACGTCTGGGCTTACTGCACGACACCCTTCGCCGAACTGAAAGCCACTGTCTATGACTTCGCTCCAAGTCGCGCGGGTGAACATGCCCGCAACTTCCTCGATGACTGGCAAGGAAAATTGGTGTGCGATGACTACGCGGGCTATAAAGCCGGGTTCGGTAAGGGCATCGTGGAAATCGGCTGCATGGCGCATGCACGCCGCAAGTTCTATGACTTACACCAGGCTAACCAGAGCACCTTGGCTGCACAGGCACTTGAGTATATCGGTAAGCTCTACGAAATTGAGCGAAACACCAAGGACGAGCCACCCGATAGACGACAGGCGATCAGGGCCGCCAGAGCCCGGCCACTGGCGGATGCCTTGCATCACTGGATGATTGCACAACGGACCAAAGTGCCGGACGGTTCGGGTACGGCACGAGCACTGGATTACAGCCTGAAACGCTGGGCTGCGCTGACGCGCTACCTGGACGATGGCCGTGTGCCTATCGACAACAACCGAGTGGAAAACCAGATCCGACCCTGGGCGCTGGGACGTTCGAACTGGTTGTTCGCCGGCTCGCTGCGCAGTGGTCGGCGCGCCGCCGCGGTGATGAGCCTGATCCAATCAGCCAAGCTGAATGGTCATGACCCGTATGCGTATCTGAAGGATGTGCTGACCAGGCTACCAACACAGCGAGCGAGCCAGATTAGTCAGTTACTGCCGCATCAGTGGGAACCATCAAAAGCGGGTCAGTAATCGCCGCGGTGTATCACCCAAAACGGCTACCCCGTAATAGTCTCGCACTGATTTATAAGCGTGCAGAGGGTGATACAAGAAAAGCGTTCAGCATGTGATACAGCGACCCGTTAAGAGGGTGATACAGGCGCGCAAGGTGACTTCGCCGGACGCTTACACACCTGATAGATGGCGAGCTTTTTGCCAAGATCCAGGAGACGGCACCGGGGACGTTATCGTTGAGCTTCCATCCGAGCTACTTGAGAAGTTTGGGTGGACTTTGGGAGATGAGCTGGCAATTGAGAAGGCGGAGGAAGGTATTTCCCTGACGCACAATGATCGAGCCGTGAACGCCCCTCTTAGGGCGGACTGCTGGTAGGGTCGCGAATGGCCGCTCCTGGCCGGAAGCCGCCGGTGGCAAGCGACTGCTTCTGAACCAGAGTGTGTAAAAACGCTATCTCAGACCCTTGCTATAATTTCTGAGAATCTCATTGCAAGGGAAATCAATGAAACGGTTTATCCAGGGTGAACACCGAGGTCAAAGCACCTTGCTTCCCGAAAGCCTCGACGACTACGTCAGCGATATCAATCCAGTGCGCGTGGTCGATGTCTTCGTCGATGAACTCGACCTAGCCAAACTGGGTTTCGATGGTGTGATTCCAGCCGAAACCGGCAGGCCTGCTTATCACCCTGCGATCCTGCTGAAGATCTATATCTACGGCTACCTGAACCGCATTCAATCCAGCCGTCGTCTGGAGCGTGAAGCCCAGCGCAACGTAGAGCTGATGTGGTTAACAGGTCGCTTGATGCCCGACTTCAAGACCATCGCCAACTTCCGAAAAGACAACAGCAAAGCTATTCGCGGCGTCTGCCGTCAGTTCGTTTTGCTCTGCCAGCAGTTGGGGCTGTTTAGCGAAAACCTGGTTGCCATTGACGGCAGTAAATTCAAGGCGGTTAACAACCGCGACCGGAACTTCACTAGTGCGAAGCTGAAGCGGCGCATGGAAGAAATCGAGGCGAGCATCAGCCGTTATTTGGCCTCACTCGATGCGGCTGATCGCCAGATACCTAGCGCCTCTAAACCAGATACGGTGAGCTTGGAAGATAAAATCGCCAAGCTCAAAGCACAGATGAAAGAGCTTCAGGGGATTGAGTCACAGCTCAACGAATCGCCAGATAAACAGGTTTCGCTGACCGACCCGGATGCCCGTTCGATGATGACGCGCGGCAGCGGGATCGTTGGCTACAACGTACAGACGGCTGTTGACACGCAGCACCATTTGATCGTTGCTCACGAGGTCACCAACCGAGGTTCTGACCGTGACCAACTCAGTTCAATGGCGAAGCAGGCTCGTGAAGCCATCGGCGTAGAAACGCTGTCGGTAGTTGCCGACCGAGGCTATTTCAAAGGCGAAGAAATCCTGGCTTGTTACGACGCAAACGTCACCGCCTACGTGCCGAAGCCGATGACTTCAAGCGCCAAAGCTGATGGCCGATTCAACAAAGATGCCTTCGTGTATGACGCGACTAGAAACGAATACACGTGCCCGGCGGGAGAGGCCCTGATCTGGCGATTTTCCAGCGTTGAGAAAGGCATGAATATGCATTGCTACTGGAGTTCAAAGTGTCAGAGTTGCACGCTGAAAAGCCAGTGCACACCAAGCACAAATCGTCGAGTAAAGCGTTGGGAGCATGAAGCTGTGCTTGAGGAAATGCAGCGACGGCTGACCAGAGCACCAGAGATGATGAAGGTTCGAAAGCGGACTGTTGAGCATCCCTTCGGGACGCTCAAGCAATGGATGGGGGCGACACACTTCCTGACTCGAAAACTGAACGGGGTGAGTGCGGAGATGAGCTTGAATGTGCTCGCCTATAACATGAAGCGGGTTATGAAAATCATCGGTACAGAAGGCTTGCTGAAGGCGATGGCGGCGTAAAAGCCTCAGCTTTTACTGCTCCAGGAGATGCCGAAGAGCTCCATACACGTTCTGACGCGCTATCGACACTGATCTTGGCAAATGTCCGGAAAATCGCCTCGCCCAAGAGCACTGGGCTTAGTCATCCAACATGCGAAAAGTGTTTTTACACACTCTGGGCCGGTTGCAGAAGCTCGAGAGACGCTAAACGGCCAGACTAGCGGTCCATTAAATTCGTAGAGATTGCAAGATTGATCACGCGTCTGTTGGAAGAGGAATCATAGCGCTAGAACAAACTGGGGCTCCGTGCTAGCGCGCCCATTTTCGCTTATTTTACTGCCGAGCTTGAGATCGAATTCCTCTCTCCGAAAAGCTAAAGCAGTTTCTACATCACTCTAGTGTCCTTAACGTGTTCGGGCCATCCTTCTAGACGTCCTTAGCGGCTTCAACTATTCTCCGCCGCATCCAATCAGGCATGTCGCATCTACAACCGTATCTCCTCAGCACTCAGGTGCCTGAGCGTCTTTTTCGCGACTCGCACCGTCAGCTCCGCCCTTTTTTGGTAAAACAATGCTGAGACAGCTACTCCCAATCTAGTGCCTGCATGCTGCAGCTGCTTTGGATGAACATGCTGCAGGCGGAGCACGGCGTTACCAATTTTTATCTCTCGCGTAGGCCCGTTCGTGTAGTAGATTTCTTTTACCTGTATCTGCGTGCTCAGCCCAAGTCTTCTAACCACCTCGGCGCCGTGAATCTGAATAGTTTCTCCTCGCGACTTTGCGGTGACTATTGCTATAGCCAAGGGGCTTGGGCGTACCGCTCCAACCAATTCGCTGAATTTCGGCCGCATATAGACTCTTCTCGCCACTCTTTCCAAGGCTCCTGCGCGAACCATCCGCGAAAGTACCCGATTCACTGAGCTAGGTTCCCCCTCTTTAGCGAAAAGCGAACCAACGAAAGGTTTCCCCTTCTGCATATGCTTGACGCGGCGGGAAATTCTTTGCCCGATTGTCATAGCAAAACTCTTATCTGGGCGGAAACTGCCTCCTCAATCAATGCGCGGGGATGGCCCGCCTCTGGCGGAAACGATCGCGAGTTCCGAAGCCCAATGCGACCTGTCTAGCTCCCACTGTCGCCACCGCTTCCAAACCTCGGATGGTAGATCGCCATAAAGAGATCCCTCGCCTTGTCATCATGCTGTTCACTAAACAAATAATCTTCCAGCTGCCCGACTCTCAGCACATCTTCGGCAGAGGGATAGTGGCGCAGCAGACGCTTTGCTTCCCTCTTAATTTCCTCCGGCATGCATGGATTCCGAACTAATTCCTGTAGGAATTCTCCGGTTTGCTTGACGCTGCGACTACGTTCACTTGGCAAGGTCATACGGACTCCTTTTTTAGCTCGGACCCTTATGCCAGAGCGATTATTGTTCCGGTAATAATTTTCAATAATTGGGGCTCAGCCGTGTAGCGCCGAATATGCGTCCTGGATCGCGTTCTTCAGCACCCATTTGGGGAGGCCAGTTACGCTTCGTAGCTGTCGATATGCCTGCTTACGAGAAAGCGAGCAACCTCCTGTCAATTCGTCGGCGAAATGCGCAACTGCTGCGTTTCGGGCGGTCAACAGCATCCTTTCTCTTTCTTTCCTTAACAAGTCCCTCCTGACGGCTCGCAGCCTCGCTACAATCGGAGCATACCGATACTCGAGATAGCCGACCGAGACCCATAACCGACTTGCTAATTCTGGAATGGTTGGAGGCAACGCTTCGCTCGCTAGCGCCCGCTTCAATGCACGAAGAATCCTAGGGTGGTCGGTTTGGCTCCTTCGGCGCGTGAGCATGAAGCTTGGCTTTAGCTCGCATACCCAGGCAGCACTCAAAATCCCTGAACAGAGATGCGCTTCCCCAGCCAGCAAAGGGAAGAGAGGGATCCCGAGCATATATGCGAAGCGCCTAGCGCTCTGGAAACTCATCTTTGTTTCTGAATGCAAAGCACTGAGCAGCACGTCTCGTGATAGAAGGTCATATAGCTCCTGCTCCATGTCATATCTCCAGTAGTGATCGAAGATCTTTTCCAAGGAGATTCGTGGCCCTGAATCCGGCAAACTATTCGGGCGACAAGTCGCCAGGTCGATGAAAAGCTGGATGACGTCGTGATCCTCTCGATCAAAATTGGTACCGCAGCTTAAGGCGGGTCGAGACACGGCATGCGCCCAGAGCGAGACGCCACAGAGCTGGCAATGATCCAGAGGCCATTGCTTTCGATAGGTTTCCTGCGGTTCAGCACAGGAAGGGCATGTTTGTTCAAAAGGGGTTTTGTGAGTCGGGCAAGCTACAACGGAAGCCATATGCCATAGGAGCTTGAAATAGGGAGGGATACCAAACGTAGCCATTTCAGAAAAGCAATGGGGGCACCAACGGAACCCAGCGATGACTTCGTCCCCAGAAAGGCTCAATGGCCCGTTCATAAACCACAAAGTACCCTCCGTTAGAGTTACAGACGCAGCCGACTCAAACGCTGCCACCAAAGCTGTCGTCGCCAAACTTGGCCTGACGAGTTCTTGAGGTTTCCTGTAAAAGAACATCGGTTTACGCTCCCCGTCTGTGCGAGTCACGTAGCGAATAATTTCTCCTACATAAACGCCATGCTCTAGAGCTGTACGATGCACATAAGAAGCGAACGATTCGACATCCGGGGAGCCGACGCCCTCCAAAGCCATTCGAAACAAGCTCATACCGCACCCCCGCCGCCAGATCGGTTTCCCTTTTCGTAGCGTTTAGGGTTGCGATTGAATGGCTTCCCTACAGGTTTTTTTGGCGCCGCGGGACTGCTGGTGACAATTTTTGAAGGATTGCGAGGCGAGCTGTAGAGAAGTCTTTCGCCCTCGGCTATTTCCTTTGAGATTTCAAGCAAATCCGAATCAGACATCATGGTTTGTTCGAGCAACCGCAGATCTAACTGGCAGTCGTTGAGATGCGCCAGCGTCAACGCATGCTTCAACCAGCTTTTTAGTAAACCAATGCACCCGCACGTTCGCTCGTGCAAATATTGGGTGTGCGATACGAGCAAATTTGATAGCACACTGTCGCCCATCGCTTGTTCGAAAGCCCGGCAGATTTTCGCAAATTCTAATATCTCTTCTTCTGCTGCCCCGTAGCGTGAGAGGTGGATTTGTTTTTTTCTCCCAAGCATGTGCGGCGAGTTTCGCAACACTTCCAAGATGGGATATGCCCCGACAACCACCAGAACGAGACCAGCAGTCTGTGCCAGGCATTTCCACGAATCCATGACGGCGCAGGGAGCCTGGCTTTGCTTGCTGGCGTATCGGACATGCTGTGCTTCATCAATGAATAAGTATCGTACGCCACGATGTTTTAAAGCCCGTTCTAGCGCTTGCCTGAGTATGCTTTCAGTCGAACGCTCAATCTTGTTGGCGGCGGTTAAGGTTAGGGCGTCGTCTCCGTCCATGCTCAGCATCGGATGCCGCACCGCTTCTAACAATCGCAGAGTGAACGCTTTTGTAGAAAAGGCGCCATTGGGTCCGGCGTTTACTGCTTCCACGCATATCACCGGCAGCAGGCCAGTCTCGGTGAAAGCGTTTCCATTCTCAAGCTGCCGTCTCAGCTCGTGAATCAGCCTAGACTTTCCTGCTCTAGAAGGCCCGACAATACAGACGACGTCACCTGCACTGGCCATGGTAAGAACGGCGAACGCTTCTTTAAAAGCGTTGGTCCATTGCCTGTGGCTAATTTTCATTTCCAGAACATTACCAGCGGGAGGCCTAGTCATAGGAAGCACTCCAGCTATCAACCTCAAGATCGTCAATCGACTCGGAAAGCAGGCTGTCCAGGTCTAGGGGTGCGTCCTCGTGTTGCTCAAAATCGACGCTAACTGCTGGCTCAACCGGAGCGCCGACATCTACGGAATATGAGCGAATAATTCGACAGAGGTCTTCGTCGTCCATCATTCGTATTTTGTTCTTAAGCCCATAGGTCTCGAGTTTGACTAGTCCCTCGCCTAGCTGCTGGGACCCGGATTTGACGTTGTATACTCGCATTCCGGTGCTTTCACAGGTAACCCACTGTTGGTTAATGCACGCATACACTACGTGTGGGTTTTCGGGGTCCAGCCTAACCTGGAGAGAGGACTTTCTTCCGCGGACAGATGCTAGCTCAGGTGCGTAATACCAATCGGTCCCTACATGAATCCCACGTGTCTGATCGACCTTGAAAGCTTTGTAATCCACCGCCGTCATCATCATGAACTCAAGGTCATAGTTGATCTCGCGCGCAACGAACGGGTACAAGGCTTGGCGGCGCTTGAATTCTGTGTCCGCTGCGACAAGCTCACCGCCTCTGAGCTTACCGTTCCTCCAATTGCAGAAAGCCTTTAGCTCTTCAAATGCCCGAGCTGGAAACATAATGGCTCGCTTCTTTGGCGCACATTTACCGTCAACGCTCCTGGCCTCCTTGTAGTCAGCTAGATTCCCGGGACGCTGCGACAACCATTGTTGTTTGAATTCCCCGAAGAACCGCTCAACCTGAGAGCCAAAACGCGGATGCGAAGCCGGCCTCAGCGTGTAAGTAATTCCGTAGTGAGCCGTGAGAGATGCCATGTACGTCGAGCGGAATTCAGCACCTCGGTCAACTATAACCTCGGCCGGTAGGCGCCGGTGTAGCCGAACGCACTCCCGGAAAATCTTGCTAACGGCACGAGAGGAAGGAGAAAGAAACGAGATGGTTATCGCGAGTACGTAAGAACTGTAGAGATCGATCATGGCAGTAACCCAAGGCCGCTCCACATACACTGTGCCGTCGGACGAGTAGACGACGACATAAATGTCTGCAAGGTAGTGGTCTATGGCGGCACGCTCCCAGGGCAAGCGGGAACGCAAAACACGCTTTTCCGGGTCGGTGGGATCTGCCACCGCGTTGGCCGCGCGTTTGCCCCCCCGCTTCAGGGCGGCGTAGCGAGCAGGCATTTGCCCCAACCTGGTATCGAACGTTTTCTGGCTTACCGGATCCAGCCCTGGATGCACCTCCGCCGCCATGACCCTGTACCTGACGTATGATCGGTACTTCGACAGCCCGGCACTATTCGCATGTTCTCCAGACAGGTATTGCGCTAAAA
This genomic stretch from Halopseudomonas pelagia harbors:
- the tnpC gene encoding IS66 family transposase encodes the protein MTQQPDLNQLSAEQLRTLAAELMASLAAKDRALTHSTALNDKLTHELAILKRHKYARRSEQFSVMQGLLLDELVDSDLAAIEVELEQAKATTEPAPKAKQQPKRGALPTELPRTLIRHEPDNTQCRCGCQLTRIGEDISEKLDYVPGVFSVERHIRGKWACTKCETLIQAPVPAQVIDKGIPTAGLLAQVLVAKYADHLPLYRQERIFGRAGLEIARSTLAEWVGTCGVQLQPLVDALRHELLQHPVLHADETPVSMLAPGKKKTHKAYVWAYCTTPFAELKATVYDFAPSRAGEHARNFLDDWQGKLVCDDYAGYKAGFGKGIVEIGCMAHARRKFYDLHQANQSTLAAQALEYIGKLYEIERNTKDEPPDRRQAIRAARARPLADALHHWMIAQRTKVPDGSGTARALDYSLKRWAALTRYLDDGRVPIDNNRVENQIRPWALGRSNWLFAGSLRSGRRAAAVMSLIQSAKLNGHDPYAYLKDVLTRLPTQRASQISQLLPHQWEPSKAGQ
- a CDS encoding IS1182 family transposase; this translates as MKRFIQGEHRGQSTLLPESLDDYVSDINPVRVVDVFVDELDLAKLGFDGVIPAETGRPAYHPAILLKIYIYGYLNRIQSSRRLEREAQRNVELMWLTGRLMPDFKTIANFRKDNSKAIRGVCRQFVLLCQQLGLFSENLVAIDGSKFKAVNNRDRNFTSAKLKRRMEEIEASISRYLASLDAADRQIPSASKPDTVSLEDKIAKLKAQMKELQGIESQLNESPDKQVSLTDPDARSMMTRGSGIVGYNVQTAVDTQHHLIVAHEVTNRGSDRDQLSSMAKQAREAIGVETLSVVADRGYFKGEEILACYDANVTAYVPKPMTSSAKADGRFNKDAFVYDATRNEYTCPAGEALIWRFSSVEKGMNMHCYWSSKCQSCTLKSQCTPSTNRRVKRWEHEAVLEEMQRRLTRAPEMMKVRKRTVEHPFGTLKQWMGATHFLTRKLNGVSAEMSLNVLAYNMKRVMKIIGTEGLLKAMAA
- a CDS encoding DUF6088 family protein codes for the protein MTIGQRISRRVKHMQKGKPFVGSLFAKEGEPSSVNRVLSRMVRAGALERVARRVYMRPKFSELVGAVRPSPLAIAIVTAKSRGETIQIHGAEVVRRLGLSTQIQVKEIYYTNGPTREIKIGNAVLRLQHVHPKQLQHAGTRLGVAVSALFYQKRAELTVRVAKKTLRHLSAEEIRL
- a CDS encoding BPSL0761 family protein translates to MTLPSERSRSVKQTGEFLQELVRNPCMPEEIKREAKRLLRHYPSAEDVLRVGQLEDYLFSEQHDDKARDLFMAIYHPRFGSGGDSGS
- a CDS encoding TniQ family protein, with product MSLFRMALEGVGSPDVESFASYVHRTALEHGVYVGEIIRYVTRTDGERKPMFFYRKPQELVRPSLATTALVAAFESAASVTLTEGTLWFMNGPLSLSGDEVIAGFRWCPHCFSEMATFGIPPYFKLLWHMASVVACPTHKTPFEQTCPSCAEPQETYRKQWPLDHCQLCGVSLWAHAVSRPALSCGTNFDREDHDVIQLFIDLATCRPNSLPDSGPRISLEKIFDHYWRYDMEQELYDLLSRDVLLSALHSETKMSFQSARRFAYMLGIPLFPLLAGEAHLCSGILSAAWVCELKPSFMLTRRRSQTDHPRILRALKRALASEALPPTIPELASRLWVSVGYLEYRYAPIVARLRAVRRDLLRKERERMLLTARNAAVAHFADELTGGCSLSRKQAYRQLRSVTGLPKWVLKNAIQDAYSALHG
- a CDS encoding ATP-binding protein — protein: MTRPPAGNVLEMKISHRQWTNAFKEAFAVLTMASAGDVVCIVGPSRAGKSRLIHELRRQLENGNAFTETGLLPVICVEAVNAGPNGAFSTKAFTLRLLEAVRHPMLSMDGDDALTLTAANKIERSTESILRQALERALKHRGVRYLFIDEAQHVRYASKQSQAPCAVMDSWKCLAQTAGLVLVVVGAYPILEVLRNSPHMLGRKKQIHLSRYGAAEEEILEFAKICRAFEQAMGDSVLSNLLVSHTQYLHERTCGCIGLLKSWLKHALTLAHLNDCQLDLRLLEQTMMSDSDLLEISKEIAEGERLLYSSPRNPSKIVTSSPAAPKKPVGKPFNRNPKRYEKGNRSGGGGAV
- a CDS encoding DDE-type integrase/transposase/recombinase; translated protein: MLTEIEMLHYQSISFNLSRNAKQYIRNTRESEASRMVGTHAISNLVSWRVSSKINRSVSIESRSAETAFFILSEYDSRVLELWDQPEPRKVERHDKNGRKIRCQYNPDFLLLTTDGPLVVEVKTSESIDELVSRYPSDWVRRSNGVVGYLPAETAFSEIGIRFEVFVYSTDMAYQVANTELMLQARSSPPVPAHVRAKVVSALEEQFAWSLDELRRAVGLDTFAPLVKLIDEGEIVADLRGALLSEAEGCVVARDSRLLRDGRELLKAGQVTGPVSQRSVSITRVPTLRDAEHALKRLSDLEDGPQNRSTRRSKKTVSDGAVCGLSPFQSLLPKYYQSGNRRRRLGREVEEFLAQYLSGEHANSAGLSKYRSYVRYRVMAAEVHPGLDPVSQKTFDTRLGQMPARYAALKRGGKRAANAVADPTDPEKRVLRSRLPWERAAIDHYLADIYVVVYSSDGTVYVERPWVTAMIDLYSSYVLAITISFLSPSSRAVSKIFRECVRLHRRLPAEVIVDRGAEFRSTYMASLTAHYGITYTLRPASHPRFGSQVERFFGEFKQQWLSQRPGNLADYKEARSVDGKCAPKKRAIMFPARAFEELKAFCNWRNGKLRGGELVAADTEFKRRQALYPFVAREINYDLEFMMMTAVDYKAFKVDQTRGIHVGTDWYYAPELASVRGRKSSLQVRLDPENPHVVYACINQQWVTCESTGMRVYNVKSGSQQLGEGLVKLETYGLKNKIRMMDDEDLCRIIRSYSVDVGAPVEPAVSVDFEQHEDAPLDLDSLLSESIDDLEVDSWSASYD